In Perca fluviatilis chromosome 11, GENO_Pfluv_1.0, whole genome shotgun sequence, the following proteins share a genomic window:
- the ccr9a gene encoding C-C chemokine receptor type 9a: protein MTSTDDIMTAFTTEDPSSISAWATTEEEDYSDYDHLFCDRESVRAFRRRYEPPLFWIIAVVGGAGNMAVVWIYLNFRRRLKTKTDVYLLNLALADLLFLVTLPLWAAEAAGGAWSFGPALCKLNSALYKVNLFSGALLLTCISADRYVVIVRSAKAQNSQAERRRRSRLAVAAVWLLALLLATPELVFATVADVDSTCRMVFPPHLGNRTKILVRALQVIFGFCVPFVVMAFCYSVIVATLLKTRSFQKHRAMRVILAVVAAFVTTQLPYNAVLAVQASQASNVTMACEEMKRFDTAGQVLKSLAYLHACLNPFLYAFVGRRFRRDVLQMLSVCRPRQRSPSSNQSKSCRSSTRASVMSDSDTSQALSL from the exons ATGACCTCCACGGACGACATCATGACGGCGTTCACCACAGAG GACCCGTCCTCCATCAGCGCCTGGGCCACCACCGAGGAAGAAGACTACAGCGACTACGACCACCTGTTCTGTGACCGGGAGTCGGTGCGAGCGTTCAGGCGCCGCTACGAGCCGCCGCTCTTCTGGATCATCGCCGTGGTGGGCGGCGCCGGCAACATGGCCGTCGTCTGGATCTACCTGAACTTCCGTCGGCGTCTGAAGACCAAAACGGACGTGTACCTGCTGAACCTGGCGCTGGCGGACCTGCTGTTCCTCGTCACGCTGCCGCTGTGGGCCGCCGAGGCCGCCGGCGGCGCCTGGAGCTTCGGCCCCGCCCTCTGCAAGCTCAACTCCGCCCTCTACAAGGTCAACCTGTTCAGCGGCGCGCTGCTGCTCACCTGCATCAGCGCGGACCGCTACGTGGTCATCGTGCGCTCGGCGAAGGCCCAGAACTCGCAGGCGGAGCGTCGGCGCCGCAGCCGGCTGGCGGTCGCTGCCGTGTGGCTGCTCGCTCTGCTGCTCGCCACGCCGGAGCTCGTGTTCGCCACGGTCGCCGACGTGGACTCGACCTGCAGGATGGTGTTCCCTCCACACCTCGGGAACCGAACCAAGATCCTGGTCCGGGCGCTGCAG gTGATCTTCGGCTTCTGCGTGCCGTTCGTCGTCATGGCGTTCTGCTACAGCGTCATCGTGGCCACGCTGCTGAAGACCCGAAGCTTCCAGAAGCACCGGGCGATGCGCGTCATCCTGGCCGTGGTCGCGGCGTTCGTGACGACCCAGCTGCCGTACAACGCCGTGCTGGCGGTGCAGGCGTCGCAGGCGTCCAACGTGACCATGGCGTGCGAGGAGATGAAGCGCTTCGACACGGCGGGCCAGGTGCTGAAGAGCCTGGCCTACCTGCACGCCTGCCTCAACCCCTTCCTGTACGCCTTCGTCGGACGCCGTTTCCGCCGAGACGTCCTGCAGATGCTGAGCGTCTGCCGCCCACGCCAGCGCTCTCCATCGTCCAATCAGAGCAAGAGCTGCCGCAGCTCCACCAGAGCCTCGGTGATGTCAGACAGCGACACCTCGCAGGCGCTCTCGCTGTAG